In the Kaistella sp. 97-N-M2 genome, one interval contains:
- a CDS encoding DUF262 domain-containing protein — translation MNELESLKNIFKDRIFKIPDYQRGYAWTERQLKDFWEDVINLPADRFHYTGLLSLKKVDRNVWNNWNDERWLLEDRGYKPFHVVDGQQRLTTFVIFIQAISEILKAIPENKDKKDEDIYLGSFSLKAIKEEYLVVHRPPQFIISTYKFSYEVDNPSFKFLKYRIFNEPNSGTIQETFYTLNLENAKRFFAENLTNYYEKYGLIEIEILFKKLTQNLMFNVYEISDDFDVFVAFETMNNRGKKLSNLELLKNRLIYLTTLYDEKELKTDERFSLREKINDSWKEVYYQLGRNKQNPLNDDDFLVAHWIMYFQYTREKGDDYIRFLLEQKFTPQNIYAKTEVVVSSLQEFEEVREDEETDQEEVEENENEETVVLRSKLSAKEIEDYVNSLKSAAVHCYNTHNPVNNTDLTSAESLWIDRLNRIGIIYFRPLVTVSFLSNEVDSKQRVKLFKAIERFIFITFRLSRAFSTYRNSEFYRAARQFRNNELTVEEITERLEQRMSYCFYTPENTTDNFFDYTYFQKFIDKKFKNGGGFYHWNGLRYFLYEYEMEKVRQRGSQKIDWKLFIKGEKDKISIEHIYPQTPDNKCWKTSFKGYKKNEINFFQGTLGNLLPLSQSINSSLQNDCFLDKKNPRYNEKKEKIRQGYYDGSHSEIEVSTNEEWNAKKILDRGLNLIEFMEKRWNLKFENDFSKTELLFLAFMLPD, via the coding sequence ATGAATGAATTAGAATCTTTAAAAAATATATTTAAGGACAGAATTTTTAAAATCCCAGATTATCAACGTGGCTACGCTTGGACGGAAAGACAATTAAAAGACTTTTGGGAAGATGTGATAAATCTACCAGCCGACAGATTTCACTATACCGGACTTTTATCACTTAAAAAAGTTGATCGAAACGTTTGGAATAATTGGAATGACGAAAGATGGTTATTAGAAGACCGAGGTTACAAACCTTTTCACGTTGTTGACGGACAACAAAGACTAACAACATTTGTGATTTTCATTCAGGCAATTTCTGAAATATTAAAAGCAATTCCCGAAAACAAAGACAAAAAAGACGAAGATATTTACCTTGGTTCGTTCAGCTTAAAAGCAATCAAAGAAGAATATTTAGTTGTTCATAGACCGCCTCAATTTATTATCAGTACATACAAATTCAGTTATGAAGTTGATAATCCTAGTTTCAAGTTTTTAAAGTATAGAATTTTCAACGAACCAAATAGCGGAACTATTCAAGAGACTTTTTACACTTTAAATCTTGAAAATGCCAAACGCTTTTTTGCTGAAAACCTTACAAACTATTATGAAAAATATGGACTTATAGAGATTGAAATTCTTTTTAAAAAACTAACTCAAAATCTAATGTTCAATGTTTATGAAATTAGTGACGATTTTGACGTGTTCGTTGCCTTTGAGACAATGAACAACAGAGGAAAAAAGCTTTCAAATCTTGAACTTCTAAAGAACAGACTTATATATCTAACAACACTTTATGACGAGAAAGAATTAAAGACAGATGAACGTTTTTCACTTCGTGAAAAAATTAACGATTCTTGGAAAGAAGTTTATTATCAACTTGGAAGAAACAAACAAAACCCATTGAATGACGATGATTTTCTTGTTGCTCATTGGATAATGTATTTTCAATATACAAGAGAGAAAGGAGACGATTACATACGTTTTCTTTTAGAGCAAAAATTCACACCACAAAATATTTATGCAAAAACGGAAGTTGTTGTAAGTTCGTTACAAGAATTTGAAGAAGTTAGAGAAGACGAAGAAACCGACCAAGAAGAAGTTGAAGAAAATGAAAATGAAGAAACAGTTGTTCTTCGTTCCAAACTTTCGGCAAAGGAAATCGAAGATTATGTAAATAGCTTAAAATCTGCGGCTGTCCATTGCTACAACACTCACAATCCAGTTAATAATACAGACTTAACAAGTGCGGAAAGTTTGTGGATTGACCGATTAAACCGAATTGGTATCATTTATTTCCGACCACTTGTAACTGTTTCTTTCTTATCAAATGAAGTTGACTCAAAGCAAAGGGTTAAACTATTTAAAGCAATTGAAAGATTTATTTTTATAACATTCCGTTTAAGTAGAGCTTTTTCAACTTATCGAAACAGTGAATTTTATAGAGCAGCAAGACAATTTAGAAATAACGAATTGACAGTTGAAGAAATAACTGAACGCCTCGAACAACGAATGAGTTATTGTTTTTACACACCTGAAAACACAACAGATAATTTCTTTGATTACACATATTTTCAAAAATTTATTGATAAGAAATTCAAAAATGGTGGTGGCTTTTACCATTGGAATGGTTTACGATATTTCTTGTACGAATATGAAATGGAAAAAGTAAGGCAGAGAGGAAGTCAAAAAATAGATTGGAAACTTTTCATAAAAGGTGAAAAAGACAAAATTTCAATTGAGCATATTTATCCTCAAACGCCTGACAACAAATGTTGGAAAACATCTTTCAAAGGTTATAAAAAAAATGAAATAAACTTTTTTCAAGGAACATTGGGGAATTTACTTCCATTATCACAAAGCATAAATTCGAGCTTACAAAACGACTGTTTTTTGGACAAGAAAAATCCACGGTATAACGAGAAAAAAGAGAAAATACGACAGGGGTACTACGACGGGTCACATTCAGAAATTGAAGTTTCGACAAATGAGGAATGGAATGCTAAAAAAATACTAGACCGTGGACTGAATTTAATTGAGTTTATGGAAAAAAGATGGAACCTCAAATTTGAAAACGACTTCTCTAAAACCGAATTACTATTTTTGGCATTTATGCTACCAGATTAA
- a CDS encoding helix-turn-helix transcriptional regulator, which translates to MEQKIHQGRNVKRFREMLGIKQEALAFDLGDEWNQKKISLLEQKDFIEEDLLKAISNALRIPVEAFQNFDEEQAINFISNTFHDTQGLINYSPTFNNNSIDKLVQLHEEKIALYERMLKEKDEMMNRLEKLINK; encoded by the coding sequence ATGGAACAGAAAATACATCAGGGAAGAAATGTAAAACGCTTTAGAGAAATGCTAGGCATCAAACAGGAAGCTTTGGCTTTTGACTTGGGTGATGAATGGAATCAGAAGAAAATTTCTTTATTGGAGCAGAAAGATTTCATCGAAGAAGATCTTCTAAAGGCCATTTCAAATGCTCTTAGAATTCCTGTAGAAGCTTTTCAGAATTTTGATGAAGAGCAAGCGATTAATTTTATTTCAAATACTTTTCACGATACGCAGGGTTTGATTAACTATAGTCCAACTTTTAACAATAATTCTATTGATAAATTAGTGCAGTTGCACGAAGAGAAGATTGCTCTTTATGAAAGAATGCTGAAGGAAAAAGATGAAATGATGAATAGGCTTGAAAAGCTTATTAACAAATAA
- a CDS encoding toll/interleukin-1 receptor domain-containing protein encodes MAKAFLSHSSKDKEIVRKVANQLGNKNCVLDEISFDPGRITLEQIFSELDSSDIFVLFISDDSLESEWVKKEIQRAKENMNSEILHRIIPIIIDEKILYSDVRLPSWIAKPYNLKYIDNEVIILKKIRQALREVNFKKTKFNQDIENNFVGRNSEMEKFENEINNIDSWTPTYIIAYNYFEGIGRRTFLKNALRKYKLTEYLDTPTYITIESKESIENFIYKLNTISKNPAILDYDFSSLSIESKIEIAVNLVKQFMDFKELIFIVDEGGIILPNNSVVNWFKELVNNEIFDNNLVLCLISKYRPNEVKLKRERKSLVYRIPELSTPETKNLFLRLLKIYQLDGIRREDKEFFIEHLKGIPSQIIYAVNLIEINPFEAKKNVNDIIEYSDRFSSTLLNHLKDTPIAYQLAILLSTNEIFSTELINKVLGDNEETSNALQTLFDLSLFNFVFGGYDYVKLNPTLSDFINRTKIKLEEKYKTKLDAISKELLEEDLDKIIVNDYSEFMVTLQAMLENKLKVPKKYFIPSLIIKNVIKEYDKGNYDYVIKICVELLENQNYDQQIIWETNYRLTLAYARTKNEKFFDHISFFRNETNNLDYYFLLGFYYRHKGNRMKALENYSKALQYYSEHSRSKREIVNIYLSLGQYDDAVDLAKDNYEKRKTNIYHIHSYFVSIIRRKKTSSSDIKILETLMNSVKSNPDIKSDDILRCMQGEYAYYIENDINKANEILLEAIKLNQNKNFPKKSLSEIYKNAGLDDAYEEINSTNIEEDDNENY; translated from the coding sequence ATGGCTAAAGCATTTTTATCTCACAGTAGCAAAGACAAAGAAATAGTTCGTAAAGTAGCTAATCAACTTGGAAACAAAAATTGTGTATTAGACGAAATATCATTTGACCCTGGACGCATAACCCTCGAACAAATATTTAGCGAATTGGACAGTTCGGATATTTTTGTTTTGTTTATCTCAGATGACTCATTAGAATCTGAATGGGTGAAAAAAGAAATTCAAAGAGCAAAAGAAAATATGAATAGTGAGATCTTACACAGAATTATTCCTATAATCATTGACGAAAAAATTTTGTATTCTGACGTTAGGCTACCAAGTTGGATTGCTAAGCCTTACAATTTGAAATATATAGACAATGAAGTCATAATCTTAAAAAAGATACGTCAGGCACTTAGAGAAGTTAATTTCAAAAAAACAAAATTTAATCAAGATATCGAAAATAATTTTGTTGGGCGTAATTCCGAAATGGAAAAATTTGAAAATGAGATTAATAACATTGACAGTTGGACACCGACATACATAATCGCATACAACTACTTTGAAGGTATAGGAAGACGAACTTTTCTTAAGAATGCTCTTAGAAAATATAAATTAACAGAATATCTAGACACACCAACATATATTACAATTGAATCAAAAGAAAGCATTGAAAACTTCATTTATAAATTAAATACTATAAGTAAAAATCCTGCAATTTTAGATTATGATTTTTCAAGCTTAAGTATTGAATCTAAAATTGAAATTGCTGTTAATCTTGTTAAGCAATTTATGGACTTCAAGGAATTGATTTTCATAGTTGATGAAGGTGGTATTATTTTACCTAATAATTCTGTAGTAAATTGGTTTAAGGAGCTTGTTAATAACGAAATCTTTGACAACAATCTTGTTTTATGTTTGATTTCAAAGTATAGACCTAATGAAGTAAAACTCAAAAGAGAAAGAAAATCACTTGTTTATAGAATTCCCGAACTATCTACGCCTGAAACGAAAAATTTATTTTTACGATTACTCAAAATATATCAACTTGACGGAATACGTCGCGAAGATAAAGAGTTTTTCATTGAACATCTAAAAGGAATACCCTCACAAATAATTTATGCAGTTAATTTGATAGAGATAAATCCTTTTGAAGCAAAGAAAAATGTCAATGACATTATTGAATACTCCGACAGATTTAGTAGCACACTATTGAATCACCTAAAAGATACCCCAATAGCATATCAATTAGCTATTTTACTTTCGACAAATGAAATTTTCAGCACCGAACTAATAAATAAAGTTTTAGGGGATAATGAAGAAACTTCAAATGCTCTTCAAACATTGTTTGACTTATCATTATTCAATTTCGTTTTTGGTGGATATGATTATGTAAAATTAAACCCCACCTTATCAGACTTCATTAATAGGACAAAAATAAAGCTCGAAGAGAAGTACAAAACGAAACTGGATGCTATTTCAAAAGAATTACTTGAAGAGGATTTAGACAAGATTATTGTAAATGATTATTCTGAGTTTATGGTAACTCTACAAGCAATGCTAGAGAATAAATTAAAAGTGCCTAAAAAATACTTTATTCCTTCGTTAATAATAAAAAATGTCATTAAGGAGTATGACAAAGGAAATTATGATTATGTAATTAAAATTTGTGTTGAATTATTAGAAAACCAAAACTATGATCAACAAATAATTTGGGAAACCAATTATAGATTAACGTTGGCTTATGCCAGAACCAAGAACGAGAAGTTTTTTGACCATATTTCGTTCTTTAGAAACGAAACAAATAATTTAGACTATTATTTTCTGTTAGGCTTTTATTACAGACATAAGGGAAATAGAATGAAAGCATTAGAAAACTATTCTAAAGCTCTTCAATATTACTCTGAGCATTCCCGATCAAAAAGAGAAATTGTAAACATATATTTATCGCTTGGTCAATATGATGATGCCGTAGATTTAGCAAAAGATAACTATGAGAAAAGAAAAACAAATATTTACCACATTCATTCCTATTTTGTAAGTATCATAAGAAGAAAAAAAACCAGTTCATCTGACATAAAAATTTTAGAAACATTAATGAACTCTGTAAAATCAAATCCAGACATTAAATCTGATGATATACTTAGATGTATGCAGGGTGAATACGCTTACTATATTGAGAACGATATTAATAAAGCAAATGAAATATTACTTGAAGCAATCAAGTTAAATCAAAACAAAAACTTCCCAAAAAAGTCGCTATCTGAAATTTATAAAAATGCAGGGTTAGACGATGCATATGAAGAAATAAACAGTACAAACATAGAAGAAGATGACAATGAAAATTATTAA
- a CDS encoding relaxase/mobilization nuclease domain-containing protein — protein MNNSATTRAITKIALEYNANDKGTAEMVASNYLLSDTSEGQFQEMKRVAERNTKVNKWALTGYISQPDEIGRKLKDEEFKQIAIEALAKVGLTNKNQYRLDIHNSTKHKHIHFVVNRIDISGKCTVKAHDIGKRFGEAVREFCKARGLLTDVEIGIQKKAEILRSLTEAIRSEDNFDDLILAMNKKGFEVQLSSNVKDGISGMRIVMENDKNHQTERIYKAGYKLSEISNQLKISEIKSLFEVKNAVQEFEKTAENWKEFRANLHQKGFSLKIQYKEEFTPNQKNEIQDVWIGKTEQLGNNKQKNGLLFNQYKGFSLSEIDSTFQDLIKSMSGISEINSLNTQPQSSSKESVAKIASELLEELLKPNYVAQNDDELWKKKRKSR, from the coding sequence ATGAATAATTCAGCAACCACAAGAGCAATCACAAAAATTGCTTTGGAATACAATGCAAACGATAAAGGAACAGCAGAGATGGTGGCTTCTAATTATCTTCTAAGCGATACTTCTGAAGGTCAATTTCAGGAAATGAAAAGAGTAGCTGAAAGAAATACCAAAGTGAACAAATGGGCTTTGACGGGTTATATTTCTCAACCAGACGAAATTGGTAGAAAATTGAAGGATGAAGAATTCAAACAAATTGCGATAGAAGCTCTTGCAAAAGTAGGTTTGACAAACAAAAATCAATATCGACTCGATATTCACAACAGTACGAAACATAAGCATATTCATTTTGTCGTCAATAGGATTGATATATCGGGAAAGTGCACCGTGAAAGCACACGATATCGGAAAGAGATTTGGTGAAGCTGTTCGAGAATTTTGTAAAGCAAGAGGATTATTGACCGATGTTGAAATTGGAATTCAGAAAAAAGCAGAGATTCTGAGAAGCTTGACTGAAGCTATTAGGTCAGAAGATAATTTTGATGATCTGATCTTAGCAATGAACAAAAAAGGTTTTGAAGTTCAATTGTCTTCAAATGTCAAGGACGGGATTTCGGGAATGCGAATAGTGATGGAAAACGACAAGAATCATCAGACGGAAAGAATTTATAAAGCAGGTTATAAACTGTCTGAAATCTCAAATCAACTGAAAATTTCTGAAATAAAATCCTTGTTTGAAGTGAAAAATGCAGTTCAGGAATTCGAGAAAACGGCTGAGAATTGGAAAGAGTTTCGAGCCAATCTTCATCAGAAAGGATTTTCTTTAAAAATTCAATATAAAGAAGAATTTACACCCAATCAAAAAAATGAAATTCAAGATGTGTGGATAGGTAAAACTGAACAATTGGGAAATAACAAGCAGAAAAACGGATTGCTTTTTAATCAATACAAGGGGTTTTCTCTTTCTGAAATAGATTCTACCTTTCAAGATCTGATAAAATCAATGTCCGGAATCAGCGAAATAAATAGTCTGAACACGCAACCACAATCATCATCAAAGGAAAGTGTAGCAAAAATTGCAAGTGAACTTTTAGAAGAGCTTTTGAAGCCGAATTATGTTGCGCAAAACGATGATGAACTTTGGAAAAAGAAGCGGAAATCAAGGTAA
- a CDS encoding plasmid mobilization protein, with product MEKDFLQEFINRATKENEAKIAQEKRKKHFQELGRKGGLKTKENKKLDKVISIRMTNSEYEILLQKQEKHPLKLSTYLRNVLLEKELKINEFKTDEVLLQYGNHFKKITNLLRNREWNVFENKKEILVKIENLIQLIHQYLYSKMQNDE from the coding sequence ATGGAAAAAGACTTTTTACAAGAATTTATAAACCGAGCCACCAAAGAAAACGAAGCCAAAATTGCTCAGGAAAAAAGAAAAAAACATTTTCAGGAGCTGGGCAGAAAAGGTGGTTTGAAGACTAAAGAAAATAAAAAATTAGACAAAGTTATTTCAATACGAATGACCAATTCTGAATATGAAATTCTACTTCAAAAGCAAGAAAAACATCCGCTCAAATTATCAACCTATCTCCGAAATGTTTTGTTGGAAAAAGAATTAAAAATCAATGAATTTAAAACTGATGAAGTCTTACTTCAGTATGGAAACCATTTCAAAAAAATAACCAATCTTTTGCGAAATCGGGAATGGAATGTTTTTGAAAATAAGAAAGAAATTTTAGTAAAAATTGAAAATCTGATCCAATTAATTCATCAATATTTATATTCAAAAATGCAGAACGATGAATAA
- a CDS encoding toprim domain-containing protein, translating to MNCKQFNSISLEEVLLSLGHLPTKQSEKEAWYLNPFATESQASFKIIKRINYWYLFSEGIGGTNTDFMKKYLNASVNEVLVWAEDQNFSSFQKQNIPDQKFENPSKNYEILNVNEIQHPALLEYLRERKVGNQTQFLHEIHYRMNDKNYFGIGSKNDSGGYEIRNKYSKICLGKKDISTIKNGSESLRIFEGFFDFLSFKNVENFLEKEPVDYLILNSVSMIHNIKSSIGNYENIELYFDNDEAGNRAVEMIRNENQNAEDCRILYSDFKDLNDWMIRKNPLPERQVKLRRR from the coding sequence ATGAACTGCAAACAATTCAACAGCATATCGTTGGAAGAAGTCCTCCTTTCTCTCGGACACCTACCCACGAAACAATCGGAAAAAGAAGCTTGGTATCTCAACCCCTTTGCCACCGAATCCCAAGCCTCTTTTAAAATCATTAAAAGAATAAACTATTGGTACTTATTTTCAGAAGGAATCGGTGGAACGAATACCGACTTTATGAAGAAATATCTGAACGCTTCAGTCAATGAAGTTTTAGTATGGGCAGAAGATCAGAATTTCTCTTCTTTTCAAAAGCAAAACATTCCTGATCAGAAGTTCGAAAACCCGAGTAAAAATTATGAGATACTTAACGTGAATGAAATCCAGCATCCTGCGCTTTTGGAATATTTAAGAGAAAGAAAAGTTGGAAATCAAACTCAGTTCTTACACGAAATTCATTACCGAATGAATGATAAAAACTATTTCGGAATTGGTTCCAAGAACGATTCTGGCGGTTATGAAATCCGCAATAAATATTCTAAAATTTGTTTGGGCAAAAAAGATATTTCAACCATAAAAAACGGATCAGAATCGCTTCGGATTTTCGAGGGCTTTTTCGATTTTCTTTCCTTTAAAAATGTAGAGAATTTTTTAGAAAAAGAACCTGTCGATTATCTCATTTTGAATTCCGTTTCGATGATTCACAATATTAAAAGTTCAATAGGAAATTATGAAAATATTGAGCTTTATTTTGACAATGATGAAGCTGGAAATCGTGCCGTTGAAATGATTAGAAATGAAAATCAAAACGCAGAAGATTGTCGGATTTTATATTCAGATTTTAAAGACTTAAATGACTGGATGATTCGCAAAAATCCATTACCTGAAAGACAAGTAAAACTTAGGAGAAGGTGA
- a CDS encoding primase-helicase family protein, whose product MSEKIPYLRVGTTYYKTIEKPLISGDRISILTRWNRETIISDHGKIYVSQVPKYDGFCCIPSHLQYQQIIQGFYNVYNEIPYQPIKETPEQTTLLEKIPFSLRFMEHIFGEQLELGLDYIKILMQYPTQILPILCLVSKERSTGKSTFIKWLKSIFGLNMTYIKGDSFSSQFNADWTSMLIVAIDEVFFDKKEITERLKYLSTTDKDKKEAKGKDREEVEFFGKFILCSNNEDNFIQIDENEIRFWIIKVKSIKSENTEFLQNLNKEIPYFLRYLIQRPFHSRKETRMWFTDSEIRTKALQKLVWKNNNKLESKITELLYEFFESTEDSKIHCVPQDIFSMLGKMFRNHYWTVNDVRKFLKENWKLEPQNNSLAYIKYDIDYSGNFYQQNKTGRYFIIERNFILQKFDEMMN is encoded by the coding sequence ATGAGCGAAAAAATCCCATATCTAAGAGTAGGGACAACCTACTATAAAACTATTGAGAAACCATTAATCTCAGGAGATAGAATCTCGATACTGACTCGATGGAATCGTGAGACCATTATTAGCGATCACGGAAAGATATATGTCTCACAAGTTCCTAAGTATGACGGTTTCTGTTGTATACCATCCCATTTGCAATACCAACAAATTATCCAAGGATTCTATAATGTTTACAATGAGATTCCTTACCAGCCTATTAAAGAGACACCGGAGCAAACAACCCTACTAGAAAAGATTCCATTTTCACTTAGATTTATGGAGCATATTTTTGGAGAACAGTTGGAACTGGGTTTAGATTATATCAAGATCTTAATGCAATATCCAACACAGATACTCCCGATTCTCTGTCTTGTAAGCAAAGAAAGGTCTACAGGAAAATCTACATTCATAAAATGGCTTAAATCCATTTTCGGGCTTAATATGACCTACATCAAAGGAGATTCGTTCAGCAGTCAATTTAATGCTGATTGGACATCGATGCTGATTGTCGCCATTGATGAAGTATTCTTTGACAAGAAGGAGATCACAGAACGCTTAAAATACCTTTCCACTACCGATAAAGACAAGAAAGAAGCCAAGGGGAAAGACCGTGAAGAAGTGGAATTCTTTGGAAAATTCATTCTCTGTTCCAACAATGAGGACAACTTCATTCAAATTGATGAAAATGAGATCCGATTCTGGATCATCAAAGTAAAATCTATAAAAAGTGAAAACACAGAATTTCTACAAAACCTAAACAAAGAGATTCCCTATTTCCTTCGATACCTTATCCAGAGACCTTTTCACAGTCGCAAAGAGACAAGGATGTGGTTCACAGATTCCGAGATCAGAACGAAAGCCCTTCAGAAATTGGTTTGGAAAAATAACAACAAACTCGAATCAAAGATCACTGAACTGTTATATGAATTTTTTGAAAGCACAGAGGACAGCAAGATCCATTGTGTTCCACAGGATATTTTCAGTATGCTGGGTAAAATGTTCAGAAATCATTATTGGACGGTCAACGATGTCCGAAAATTCCTAAAGGAAAACTGGAAACTTGAACCTCAAAACAATTCATTAGCCTACATCAAATACGACATTGATTACAGTGGAAATTTCTACCAGCAGAACAAAACAGGGCGGTATTTTATAATAGAAAGGAATTTTATTCTCCAAAAATTTGATGAAATGATGAATTAA
- a CDS encoding helix-turn-helix domain-containing protein produces the protein MQTTNPFQTILDELGEVKDLLYSLKKEPEIELKKKLYSIKECSEILKLDYQTVRSHILKGNIKAEQIGRFYRVNHFDLMDALNEVKSLKYRR, from the coding sequence ATGCAGACAACAAATCCATTCCAAACCATTCTCGACGAATTAGGGGAAGTGAAAGACTTACTCTATTCTCTCAAAAAAGAACCTGAAATTGAGTTGAAAAAGAAACTGTACTCTATCAAAGAGTGTTCAGAAATTCTAAAACTCGATTATCAAACCGTACGCTCACATATTTTAAAAGGTAACATTAAGGCGGAACAAATTGGAAGATTCTACAGGGTCAACCATTTTGATCTTATGGATGCTTTGAACGAAGTCAAGTCGCTTAAGTATAGAAGATAG